The Erpetoichthys calabaricus chromosome 16, fErpCal1.3, whole genome shotgun sequence sequence ctatcgatcttatagtgcctttctatctatctatctatctatctatttaaatctTTGAACACGTGAATATttaattattgtgatttatgGTGATGGACCTGCTctttttttgactatgatttatgattattatttggCTTAGAGATATTATCAGTTGGACCGCTGATAAACAACTCTTGGTGACTTACACGATGTTTTTTCTTGTTGTCTTTTCCAGTCATAAATCTCTTTTCTGATTGAAAAGGCAGAATAGCTAAAAATACCAGGACTAAACGGGCAAAGTCCCTGATCCTTGTGCCAGCTTTTAATGAACATAACCCTATCCTTATTTATTATTGTGAGGCTTGATGGGCATCCATAATTAAGCAGGATGAGACCATCTCTCTTTGGATTCCATACTTAAGCAAAAGCACTTTGTGTTCCCAAGTGTTGTCTGAGTAAACACCTCTTTGCCTTGACAAAGGTCTCATTTTTGTTTCCCCTTCAGCTTGTGCTATCAATCCGTATTCAGAAAACATTCTGTGGCACAGTCATGGCCCTGAGAAGCTCTGCTATCAGCCAACATTATGCTTCTCGGTCATAGCCACGCATCACCAATGTGACAGAATGATCTCGCCTGAAGTGAAggattcttgctgctgctggtaaatgaaatacaaaaccTGGCAACAGTGATGGTTTCATGTTAACAGAAGGCTTGCCTTTAAACATGGTCAGGATTATTAAGGAGGTACTGCACTAATTTAGGTTATTTGAAGGGGATGTGGGCCTGTCTGGATATCCTAGTTCAGTTCTTTCGGTTATGAGCTCACAACCTTGATGCCCTTTTCCGTTGTGAGTGCCAGTccgatgcttttattttttttcttttcctaactCACTTATtgtgactgctgtgtctgataaTCCTGGTTTTGGTCACAAATTGCCTACTTTTGCCAGAAATGTGCTCTAAAACCTTCTAAAACCAACCAGTGATTTAGGggtgtttatttttgtcttttacatGTTCCCTTTTTTGGCTTCtgtctgatttttgtttatttgattacagTCTTCAAAGTCACGATCTCACCTGCCATCTTCTGATTCTGCTCATTTTAAAAATTGCTATCGTCCTCCACAAGCAGTACAGCAAGTCATGGCAGTTCTGACCTCTGCCCATATTTATTAAGCGTCTAAGAGTACAAAAACGGTCCTAACTAGCTCAAAATTCTCAGAGTGGTGCAAATTTGGTCCTAAACTttggagtaaaagcattttatcttcttcttctttttcttttggctgctcccaacaggggatgccacagcagatcatcttcttccatctccttctgtcctcgtcatcttgttctgttacacccatcaccttcatgtcctctctcaccacatccataaacctcctcttaggccttcctctgttcctcttacccggcagctctatccttagcatccttctctcattatacccctcatctctcctctgcacatgtccaaaccaacgcaatctcgcctctctgactttgtctcccaaccatccaacttgagctgaccctctaatgtcctcatttctaatcctgtccatcctcgtcaaacccaatgcaaatcttagcatctttaactctgccacctccagctccgtctcctgtgccaccgtctccagcccatataacatagctggtctcaccatcgtcctgtagaccttccctttcactcttgctggtactcgtctgtcacaaatcactcctgacactcttctccacccactccaccctgcctgcactctcttcttctcctcttctcttccacaatccctgttaccctgtactgttgatcccaagtatttaaactcatccaccttcaccaactctactcccctcatcctcaccattccactgacctccctctcaaagtttggagtgttcccaggagcacaacgGGCTCaacaattgtgaaatggaagacatttgaaACCATTGGGACTCTTTGTAGAGTTGGTTGtccggccaaactgagtaaccgagGAAGAAGGGCCGTTGGTCAGGGTGGTGGACAAAAACCCAATCATCACTCTAGCAGAGCTTCAACAAGTCCTCTGCTAAGATAGGAGAACCTGTTAGAAGGACAACCCTTTCAGTGGCACTCCATCAATTAGGCATTTccggtagagtggctagacagagGCCACTCTTCAGAAAAAGACAAATGACAGCATGTCAATAACTCGAGAGCATACCTGaaacattctctggtctgatgagacaaaaatttaacaATCTAAGTCTGGTGGAGtcaaggcactgctcatcacctgcctaatacaatCCCTATGGTGAAATGTGGTGGTAGCAACATCATGCTATGGTGCtcctcagtggcagggacactgGCTAGAATAcgaatagagagagagatacttgaagaaaacctgctccagagtgcattcaGCCACAGACTGGGGTGACGGCTCACCTTTCAGAATGATGATGAACTGAAGCATAcggccaagacaacactggagtagcttcgagacaagtctctgagtgaCCCTGTGTGTCTCAGCCAATGCCCAAACCTAatccccatagaacatctgtggatagacctgaagatggcacttCACAGTCACTTCCCATTCAATCTAATGGACCTAAACAGGATGTGCCAGGAGAAgagtgggataaactgcccaaatcctggttggcaaagcttgtagagacttaataAGAAGTCCCAaaactggaattgctgccaaaggggcttctacagagTGCTGAATTAAGCATCTGAATACTTACAAGAATGAGaaatttcactttgattttaataCATCAGCACACCTCCCTAAAAACAGGTCTTCACTTTgttcattatggggtattgagtatagactgatgagcaaaaatggcaaatgtatgcatttaaaataaagctTACAATACGTCAAGGTGTGAAGAAAGTGAGGAGGTCTAAAAACGTTCTGAatcaaatgtatatatacacacattaaaaatacttttcCCTTTTATGACCCTGCCAAGGataagaaagtggatggatggatagatgagtcTTTTCAATTACATTGCCAACTTTCTTAACCTCCGTAATAGTGGTAGTACTTGCTATACGAGAGTTTAGTTACAGTTAGACAAAGGTCTCGAGTTTATTATGCAAACTCCtatttacaatttaattaaaCACATCAGAGAGGAAAACGCCAGTCATGACACATCTCATTTCAAAAGGTCACTTAAACTACGACCCACTAAAGAGGAACTGACGCTGTTGCTTGACATTACTTTGTCAAGAGCAGACGTCAGTGTCGCCTTAATCTTACAGAGCTCAGATCTCTTGCCTGATTTCTAAATTGTACCTGAACTATCGAAGGTTCACATCTTTGTTCTTTAGCACTTGAGAGCCACTGGTCCATTTCTGAACCAAAGTGGTTCTTAAGCAGGACGTTTGCTTGTGGTTTGGTTTCTTGACATCTGTCTAACCATCCAATTCCAGCAATTATCGGGCAtaacccctggacagggcaccagtccatcacaaggcaaaaaACATACAAGACACACATCAGGGccaacttataataataataataataattctttgcatttatatagcacttttctcactactcaaagcgctcagcaattgcaggttaaaggccttgctcaagggtccaacagagcagagtccctgttggcatttacaggactcgaaccggcaaccttccaattgccagtgcagatccctagcctcagagccttagcaatgccagttcaccAAAACTGCCTGCctttggactgagggagaaaATCCAgtggacaaggggagaacatgcaaactccacacgtcTGTGACACAAAATGCAGTCTCCTTGCATAAGGCTGCTGCGCTATCACTGCACAATGACGACACCGGGTTTCTTGACATGTCACATTTCAGACGTTTATTCTTATTTACAGTTCTTTGAATTGTGCTCTTGCTTTTTGTGCAAAATACAATTATCAAGTAATGTCTGAAACAGCCAGCTCTCAGCTACACTCACCATCTTCTGGACTGAGATTCCCTGCCCAGCAGTGTGGCTACAGCTGGACTAGGGCAAAGGTCCAGCCTAGGCTTTGGTCTGGTCCAGACCACGATCAATCTTTAATAATCAcggtaaaaacattttacaacagGAACCCATCCAACTGATCTAGTCAGGTGCATTAAGGGTGATTCTATGAGTGGTCCTTAATTTGACGCTGCACGATCACATACTGTAATTATTCATTTACTGGACTGTGCGCTGGTTTATGGTATGATGCCTGATCAAGTGTATTCAAGTAGTCCTCCATGGAGAGAATCACAATATCACTTGGCAAGTACCTTGCACATCCTTTgctcctataataataataattctttacatttatatagcgcttttctcacttatTAAAATGGAGAAAGTACCTGGATGAAGCgtcggcagccatttttgtgccagtattctcaccacacattagtggtTAGGTGCTAAAGTAGGGTGAgagagacaagggatgattaaTACCACATCCATGAATGTGAGGAAAAACATCAGCAACATTTAACCATCATATCAAAATATGTGTGACTTACTAATGGTCGAGTCTGCACAGCATGTAAAAGCGGGATCTTCCTGAAAGCTCCACAAAGTCGAAGCTCATACCATCACAGTTAACTCGACCTCCCTGGCTGAAGTGAGCTGGAAGCACCGCCTGGGGGCAAAGCCACTATAAAGGGAGCCGAGAAATCCAAATGTATCACAGCCTGCTTTACTCTTTCTTTGCAAGAAGGGGCTGTAAGTTTGTCAGAAAAGAGACTCCACAATGAACCCAGGATATCTCAGAAGAAATCCCAACCCAAGACGTTCAAAGATATCTCAAGAGAACTGACCTTTCTGGCCATATGTGGCCCCCACTGAGGAATAAAGGAGGGATGAAAAGAAGAAGGGCAGTGTGCCCATGACTGTGAAATAGTTAAGAACTCTGCCCGAGAGGATCCCACTCTGCCAATCAGGGATGGTTGTGTGCTACAATACAGGTGATTTGGGCTTGCCACCTATGCTCTTATGGGAAACCGAGGGTATTATTTAATGTTGCTTTTCCACTTGTACCAAGAATGATAAGAAATCAGGAAAAGGTGGGTAAAGTGTGGTTCCAATAAACAAAAACTATGAAGACAATGATATCTGTACTTTGACTACCTCCAAAATTGTGCATttaccaaaataaaagacaaagaataaatTGTTTTAGGATGCAGGAAAAAAGCCAGagtgaatcaaaaaaaaaaaatacacacacaggcagaaaaTGCGTCTTCCACACGGACGGTGGCCGGGATTTGATCCGCGTCTCCTGGTGTAGTAGGGCAGCCGCACTAATCAGTGTTTAACAGTGCCACCCACCTGAATCGCATTATGATAAATGAATACATCTGAGGCAGGCTGAGcagataaaaacacatttaattctaaattcagtaaaaataataacagtcAACAGTAAAATAATGAACAGCTTCTTTCACCAGTTCTGAATGATGAAGATGCGTAGAAGGCATTGCTCGGCCATATTCaagtgtttcactttttttttttttttttttggaaaccgTTTTTATCTGCTGAAGCTCTGTAAATGAGCACAGTTGGACAACATCCATAGGAAGCGGAGGAAAAAGATTAAAAGCAGTCTCAGAAAGATGGCTGAAAGTCAATTGGCAATCTTTAAATGGCTGCTATTGGCCATTTGTGATATACTAACAGTTTCATTTACTggaaatactgtaaaaaaatgcACTGTGAAAACAGTAGGGTCGTGAATCTGCGGTCAGGATTCCAGCCAGGACAGGATAGCTTAGCTGCTTAGGAGGCAGGTGAGGACTGAAGACTTCAAACAAGGAAGGGATGATCACAGTTCTTATATTTAGACTTTAATGAAGATAAGTCTTGCAGAGTAGAAAAGATCGGCTAAGTACAGCAAGAAATTGAGTGCAGTGAGGACAGCAATGGCTACTAACTTGTCTCTAGGACAAAGTCCTTTTGGTTGTCCACAAGGCGAGTCGTAGGGAGCATACTTCTTGTCAAAGTTGTAGATGGGCCAGATAACAGTAGCTGTGGCATACATCAGTACAGCCAGCAAGGCATATCCACTCAGAAAACGATTGAAGGGGATGGGCAGGAAGTTGGTGCACTCTCCCACACAGAGAACAATCACTACAGCAGACAGGATGAAGCAGATGCAGTAAACTGCCAGGCACCATTTCAGACCTTCATGTCTGTCATAAGAAACAGGGTTACTGATGAACACAAATATGACACAAGCTATGAAGGTCTCACAGACTTTCAGCAGCCCTGGGGCGGTAGCCATATAGCCAGTTACCTCTCCGGGCCTTGCACGGCTCATTGATACCTCACACACATAGGCGATCACTGccagacaagaaaaaacttcGGCGGCAATTCGGTAGTCACGCACCTCATCATTCACGTACTGGTTACCGTTTAGATAGTACAAAGGGTAAATAATCGAAGCAGACAGGCAGAAGAGTGTTGCAAACATTGCAAAGGTGATGGGGAAGTTTCGCCATGAAACAGGGGCCCGTGTTTGAAGGCCAAAGAGCTCCAAGAGAAGAATTAGGAGGGTTCCAGAAAAACTAAAACACCAACAGAACATACACCAGCTCCCAGTGCCGCCTGAATAGCCCCCCTTGTGCACAACCAGGCTAAATGCCACACAGGTCAGCACCAAGGCAACCAGCCGCACAATCATAAGTGGGGAAGTGTTCACCACAGGCATCTTGGTTAATGTTGAGAGTGTAGGGTATACCTAACTGGAGGGACACTTgcttttactctctctctcttctatGATGAAGGTGATCTGATGTTAGTGAGTCTTTCTGCACTTTCCGTGTTTTGACAAAACCTGCTATTTGATCTTCTTGCAGTCAGCAGCAGTAATGTGACCTCCGGATGCTGTTTGAGATCAGTCTGAAGAGACTAAATGATGAAACAGGTCTCTCACCATCAGAGTGGGGTTTCTTCTAATCCAAGAAGACGctgaggaagagaaaaaaaaataaactgagatgAAGGTGCAGTTAAGAACTCTTAAATGGCATCTGGCAGCACCTAACACAGAgagtatttgggggggggggggggggggggggagaagaaAAAGACACAAAGGCAGTCAATATGTGAATTGTGTAAAATGAGAAGTCCATGCTGACTTGTCAAATCTGTAAACCAATCAGGCTCCCAAGTGTATCATTTTCCACTCTGCTACAAATATTTCACATTACGAGACAGTAGGATCCCTAGTCTGCTAAACCAAACTGCCAAAAAGATCCGAGTCCAGTCGAGACTTGGAAAGGAGACAGCCAAATATGACTCACTGATTCCAGCAATTAGCTTTCCACTACACCCCCTCCCATCTCCAGATGCACTCTATAGGCCTTTCATTGAACAACTTGGAACATGTCACACATCTTTGCTTCTCCTCGCACGTCTGCTTCTGTCTACCCCTGTGATCTCCTGATGCCCAAGTTTCTTTGTGATCATAGTGCACTTCTCTTGGGACTCTCTTATTTTCCCCTTCTAATCTCTTTGTGCACTTGTAGGTGCTTCTTTCATTCATTACCTCCAGAGTCACAAGCTGttctaaaaatttatttttttcttcacgtGTTCTCCTTTCTACACGCCTGGAGTCTCTTTTTTCACTATCGAGCTGGATCCTTTTGTTTAAGAACATATTGGCTTAATACAGTTCCTGGATGCTTTCATTTTACATTATGACCctggtaataaatagtgaagtgCAACTGCCAGTCACCAAAGGGTGAATAAAGCATCAGTAGGTATTTGATGTGTGTAACAGATCAACATGCACTGTGTATCTATTCATTTTTCTAAACTGGTCTGAGTATCTTGGGGTGCTGTAAAATACAAAGCAATAATCAACCCTGCCTGGAGATTCAATCCATCAACAGTGCACATCCACTCACATTTTCTCAGCTGGGCCAATGCAGAGTAGTAAATCAGCCCAACACACATGATTTTGTAACATGGAGAAGAGAACAATATCAacacagggaaaagaaaaatcagtccAGGAATACATTAAAGCTACAATGCaagagaagggaaaaatgtcaacTTTCTCAGCATTTCTTTAATCATTTGAGAGATATGCTTCGGTCATGATAATCCATGTGatcaaaaaaggacaaaaataagATCATAGataaactataaaatgatacCTGACTGGGAAGGATGACACTTTTTTGCACCACTGTACCCAGAAGACACTCAAAACTTGGGCTGAAATGGAATGGTAACTTAGTTCTACAGTTAAAAAAGAATCTTTCTAATCTAGCTTGATTCTTGCTCCTACTACAAAACGGTTGAGTAAATCTTGTCAAGCACTTGAAACCTGCAATTCAAatgtatacaataaatacaaagcaCTATATGCAGGTAACAATTTCCAACCCAACATCCTTATGAAGGCTGCACTGACGTATCTTGTCACCTTTTCTCCATCAACCTTCATGTAGTTTTTCACTGAAAACACTTTGGCATTTCCAGGACAGCCCAGAGCCTCTCCCCAATTTCTCTGGCACTGGATGTGCTATGTACTGTACATCTCTTATGAGAACATGCAGGGGTTATCCTCACTACAAGTATAAATCATCCTCTGAATTCAGAGAAGGAGTATTCCAGGGCACCCCAATTGTGTTGAGTTATTTAAAAGCCTATCATGAAGAGCAAACCCAACAGCAAACAAAGTGCAGGAGCCTTCTTTTCACACACTTAACAATTTCATAATTTGTATCACCACACAAAGTCTGTGCCTATAGAGGAGGATGGCAAAGTGGATTGACTAGTAAACTGAAAATATTGTCAGAGAACACGTCTCTGGGCTCTACCAACATAGCCCTGTATAATGACTGCAACATTCAGGAAACAAGaaccttaaaaataaatgcaatatcaCAAACTCAAGAGTCCTAAAAAGATTTAGAGGTTTATTTTGAATGAAtaccgtatttacgcgtgtaccacgcgcacattttttccagaaaattagcattagaaaatcaggtgcgcgtcatgcacgaggaaatttttttctgtaatgtttacttgctttgtgaatttcccattgggattaataaagtatctatctatctatctacttcttctgcttggtctctctctctcgatggaagaaagaaaaactttcatcatgcaacaaaaacagaagggcattccgcggaaaatgtgccctaaacgcttcctatactgTACAACCACAACGCGCGTCGTACACGGGGGAAACAATTTTTttgcgattttctttgtaaaaattagggttcGCGTCTTAAACAAGGGCacatggtacacgagtaaatatggTATTTTCTTCCTCTTGGAACTGAGCCACATTAATTGAAAAACAGGCAAATCAGATGCAGGATtatatctttaataaataaataaataaagaggaaaATTTTGCTCATCGTACACAATGCAATGTAGTCCCTTAATTGGAGTAATGTACACAGTACCCCTTAAAACAACATGGAAACTTCAAGAAGCAACCAGGCTGCTGATCTCATATACAGGGCAAGTGAAAATTATGtcaacatttgaatggcagaaacaatttattctcaAAACAAACTTCATATGTGccagatgatttacaggaatgtctcaaatTGTTTGGCATCAATTTCAAcacatgtggcacataaattgtctagaattatatacatagcagtaacattagtgttaacataattttgactcaccttgtATTACTGACCATGAAGTTAAGATGTTAACTCAATGCACCAATGAGGCCTGCTACTCTTGTTTTTTAAAGTAATGCCACTTCCTAGCAGTAGGAACTGTAATGAATTCACCAACGTTTTTCCAGGTGTCTTTTTATTGCAAGGAAGAAATCTAAATGAACCATTATTTGTACGTGCACTACTGTACATTAAACAAAAGTGACAGATATTACTGTATACTTGTACATTTGCTCAAGATCTGAAGGACCTGCACTgctaattgattctttttttttgttgctcttttacatatatatgtactctTTTACTCTTTGCAGGATGCCCGTTTCTACCAACTCGTTTGATATTTGTTCATATGCTGTGCTTCATTATACTGCTGGTGCTTACTGAAAGACAGACTGCATTTTGCTTGTGGTTCAGTAAATGTACTTCATTTTGCATAAAAGGAGAATTGCAGTAAACAAAGCAAACACAATAAGTTAAACTAGGTGATAGAAATTGGCATGAAGAGAAACAAAGCTTATTGTACTGGCTTGTCATCAGCATGAGCACTGACGATAACTTTGCCATACGGTGCACGGACAGCCACCTACAAAGGAGCATTACCAAGGCAAAGAAACTGTTAAGACGATTTCTGCCGGGTCAGACAGCTCCCCGAGATCAGTTGCTACATTAGAAGTGGAGGTTACAAATTCTAGGTGCTacagatactgtacatttgtactgtatgtgcatttttatattgtataaatgttaGCAACATTCTTAACTTTTTTGCATGCAGTGCGTCTGTAAAGCATGAAGTTCTTATGGCTCATGAACTGTTTCATAAAAGATGCAGGCAAACAATGTGTAAAATGAGTGAATGTTTATTAGGAAACTACCACATTATTAAATCATAtagaacacaattttaaattaaagcacaagCTTAAGTAACAGTTAGTTCTGTGGGTAAATGAAATGtaccagtttaaaaaaatactgaaagaaaaatgCAGGCAGTTGACAATAGATACAGTTTACAAAATCTGAATTAATATAGCAGCATGGAATACCAGGAACAAGTTTTGAACTGATAACGTACATGACTACACTAAACtatgtttctcttttttccaaTTAACAATTCCAGTAAAAATGTGAGACAGGCAaccttaatcatttttaattacaccttgttgttttatttcagtgTGTGTCAAATCAGAGCTAAGACACAGGCTGCATGTGAAACTGCATGTTGGAGATAGATAAGTGAGCATTGTTGACACTGAAATGACTATTTAAAATGGTGATATTAAAGTTGTTACAATAACAAGTGAGGCGGACGGCTGGGGTTCTTGCACA is a genomic window containing:
- the LOC114666748 gene encoding myeloid-associated differentiation marker homolog, which codes for MPVVNTSPLMIVRLVALVLTCVAFSLVVHKGGYSGGTGSWCMFCWCFSFSGTLLILLLELFGLQTRAPVSWRNFPITFAMFATLFCLSASIIYPLYYLNGNQYVNDEVRDYRIAAEVFSCLAVIAYVCEVSMSRARPGEVTGYMATAPGLLKVCETFIACVIFVFISNPVSYDRHEGLKWCLAVYCICFILSAVVIVLCVGECTNFLPIPFNRFLSGYALLAVLMYATATVIWPIYNFDKKYAPYDSPCGQPKGLCPRDKLVAIAVLTALNFLLYLADLFYSARLIFIKV